GAAGAACAAACATCAACTGGTTTAGGTGATGGGATTGCTATGCCGCATAGCAAAAATACTGCAGTAAATGAGGCAGCTGTACTTTTTGCTAAATCATCAAAAGGAGTTGATTATAAAGCATTAGACGGTCAACCAACTGATTTATTCTTCATGATTGCTGCACCCGAAGGTGCAAATGACACACATTTAGCAGCGTTAGCTGAATTATCAAAATATTTGATGAAAGATGGCTTTGCAGATCAATTACGTCAAGCAAAAACACCAGACGAAGTGATTTCAATTTTTGATAAAAATAGTATCACTGAAGAGAGTGTAGCACCAACACAAACTGTCCAATCTGCTCAAGACCATTCCGATTTCATTGTTGCAGTTACTGCATGTACAACTGGAATTGCGCATACTTATATGGCGGAAGAAGCTTTAAAGAAAAAAGCTGCTGAAATGGGTGTTGATATCAAAGTGGAAACAAATGGTGCTTCTGGTGTTGGTAATCGTTTAACTGCTTCGGATATTGAAAGAGCAAAAGGTGTTATTGTTGCAGCTGATAAAGCAGTTGAAATGGATCGCTTTGATGGTAAACCTTTAGTATCTAGGCCAGTAGCTGATGGTATCAAAAAAAGTGAAGAATTAATTAATATTATTCTTGATGCTAAAGCAATAACTTACCATGCTCAAAATCAAAATGCTAAAAAGTCAGATGATACTGAAGCAAAATCAAGTCTTGGATCAGCATTTTACAAACACCTAATGGGTGGCGTCTCACAAATGTTACCATTCGTTATTGGCGGTGGTATCATGATAGCTATTGCCTTTCTATTAGATAATATTCTTGGTGTTCCAAAAGATCAATTAAGTAATTTAGGGTCATATCATGAAATTGCTGCTTTATTTAAGAATGTTGGTAGTGCAGCATTTGCATTTATGTTACCCGTCTTAGCTGGATATATTGCTTATTCAATGGCTGAAAAACCTGGTTTAGTAGCTGGGTTTGTAGCAGGATCTATAGCTTCTAGTGGTCTAGCATTTGGAAGGGTTCCTTTTGCAGAAGGTGGAAAAGCAAGTCTATCACTTGCGGGAGTGCCATCAGGATTCCTAGGTGCTTTAGTAGGTGGTTTCTTAGCTGGTGGTGTTATTCTCTTACTTAGAAAATTACTTTCTAGCTTACCAAAATCTCTTGAAGGAATCAAATCAATCTTATTGTATCCATTGTTAGGTGTTCTTATTACTGGCTTCCTCATGTTATTTGTCAATATCCCAATGGCAGCTATTAATACTGCACTTAATAATTTCCTTGAAGGCCTATCAGGAAGTTCTGCAATTCTTATGGGATTACTAGTAGGTGGCATGATGGCTGTTGATATGGGTGGTCCAGTAAATAAAGCAGCCTATGTTTTTGGTACAGGTACACTTGCAGCAACTGTGGCTAATGGTGGTTCTGTAGTTATGGCAGCTGTAATGGCTGGTGGTATGGTACCTCCACTTGCAGTATTTGTAGCAACACTTGTTTTTAAAGATAAATTTAGTGAAGAAGAACGTCAATCTGGATTAACAAATATTGTTATGGGATTATCTTTCATCACTGAAGGTGCTATTCCATTTGGTGCTGCTGACCCTGCGCGTGCAATTCCAAGTTTTGTCGTAGGTTCTGCCTTGACAGGTGCCTTAGTTGGTTTAGCTGGAATCAAATTAATGGCTCCTCATGGTGGTATCTTTGTTATTGCTTTGACAAGTAATCCATTACTTTATCTAGTGTTCATTGCTATTGGGGCAGTTGTTTCAGGTCTTCTATTTGGAGCTTTACGTAAAAAATCTTAATAAAAAAAGAAAGTGTTTCACTTTCTTTTTTTATTTCAAAGTCACATTTGTTATACTAAGTTTAAGTCTTTTAAGAAAGGATTTATTGTGAGAAAAAAGAAAAAGATGACACTGAAAACAACTGTCGCTGAACAACTCTCTTTTTTTATTGTCGTGTTGACCTTAGGGCTCAGTCTTTTTTATACTAATAAAGAGCATAGAGCTTTGCTTTCAATGAAAGGAAAAGATACCTATCAATTTGTAAGGACTATAGCGCATCCTACTCATTACATTTCTCAAAGATATGATCTTTATAATTCGGTAATGATGGCCCAGGCTATTTTAGAGTCTAATAATGGGAAATCTGCACTTAGTAAGTCACCTGATTACAATTATTTCGGGATTAAAGGAAAGTATAAGCATCAGTCTGTTACTTATCAAACTTGGGAAGATGATGGTTCTGGAAATCCATATCAAATTAATGCAGCTTTTAAATCTTACAGAAGTCAAATCAATGCCTTTAAAGATTATGCAACCTTGCTTCAGTTAGATAGATATCAACATGTTAGGAGACATAATTCCAATAATTATCAAGAAGCAACTGCAACTTTAACTGGAAATTATGCAACTGACACGGCTTATAATACAAAGTTAAACCATATTATCAAATCTTATCATTTGTATTTATTTGATTATTATAATTAATAGATTTTCTTAGTAAAGTAAATTACACATTTTGTAAACTCTTCTTAATATTTCTATTCGCCTTTCTATGATATAATTTTTCTACTAGATTAGGGTTAAGGAGAGAAAATGAAAAAGAAAAAAATTTTTGGGATAACATTAATAACTTTAATTGCAATAGGAGCTTCTTTTATGGTCTTCTCTAAGCAACAAGTTTCAACAAAACATGTATCTGCTGATACAACGAATGCACAAACATTTGTTAATCAAATTGGAGAAACAGCAAGAAATGTTGCTAATGAACATGATTTATATGCTTCGGTTATGATTGCTCAAGCCATTTTGGAGTCTAACTATGGTCAATCTGGACTTAGCCAAGCACCACATTATAATTATTTTGGCATAAAAGGTTCTTATAATGGTTCATCAGTTAATCTGTGGACTTGGGAAGATGATGGAAAAGGAAATCCTTATGAAGTCATTCAAGCATTCAGAAGTTATCCAAGTGCTTATGAATCTTTAGAAGACTATGCAAGTGTTTTAAGTTCTGATACTTACCTTGGAGCACACAAGTCAAATACATTATCTTATCAAGATGCAACAGCAGCACTTACAGGTGTTTATGCAACTGATACAAGCTACAATAGTAAATTAAATTATATTATTGAAGCATATGGATTGACAGCATATGATACACCTGCTGCAAATGCTAATCAAACAAGTGATACAGCACAAGCAACAACTTCAAATCAAGTTTGGAACCCTCATCGTCAAGCCTATACAGATCAAGAAACTTTAGACCTTGATGATGCATGGGCAGTAAGTCATCCAAATACTTAAGTGATCTAGACATAAGTCTAGGTCTTTTTTACTGTTTTTGCTATAATTTTGATATGAAATCATTAAGTGAAACTTATCAATTCCATGATGAAATGCCATATGTTGATAGTAGGTATGAATTGGAATTATTAGAAAAACCTATTGCAAAAAAACAAATGGTAAGAACAAAAGAAGGATTGTTACCAGGACAAATCATCTTACTTTGGCGTATACAGTTTGGGACCTATCTTACTTCAAGTCCACCTCATAAATATTTCTATACCATTTATGGAATTGATCCTATAAGTGGTTTGGAAGAATTAATTGATCGTGATTTGGTATAGATTGATTCAGCAAAAGATTCTTTAAAGCAATGCACTTCGATGCAAATAAAAAAGTGTTTAAAAGATAAAAAGATAAAAGGTCTTTCGAAAATGAAGCGTCAAGAACTTGATCATGTTCTCATTAACACATTAACAGATAAAGAATTAGAGCGATTTGTCACAGTAAGATCCTATTCATTAACGTCAAAAGGTAAAGAAGTTTTAGAACACAATCAATCCATTGTAGAGGGACATCCTAAGAAGAAATATTGATTTAACCAAATTTTAACAATAGAATGAAATATGTTATAATAAATATTATTGTCATTCAAGGGAGAAAAAAATGGAACTCATCAGAGAAAAAGAATTTGTTAATCAGTATCATTATGATGCTCGTAATTTAGAGTGGGAAGAAGAAAATGGTACACCTGAAACAAATTTTGAGGTGACCTTTCAATTAGTTAAAAAGGATGAAGAAAATCAAGAAACAGTTATTGTTTCTGTCTTGCAATTTGTTATTGTTCGAGATGAATTTGTCATCAGTGGTGTCATTTCACAGATGGTACATATTAAAGATAGATTAGTAAGTAATCCTAGTGAATTTTCTCAGGCTGAAGTTGAATCTTTGGCAGCACCATTATTAGATATGGTGAAGCGACTCACATTTGAAGTCACTGAGATTGCTTTAGACGAACCTGGTATTAATTTGGAGTTTAAGAGTTAATGAAGTTAGCAATCATTACAGATAATTCAGCAGCAAATGCTGAAAAATTAGCAGTCGTAGAAGATGTATTTGTCTTAGATATTCCTGTTATTATTGAAAATCAATCTTATATTGAAGGAAAAAATTTAAGTATTGATGCGTTTTATCAAAAAATGTCAGCTTCTGATGAATTGCCTAAAACCAGTCAGCCAAGTCTTGCAGAATTGAATGACCTTCTTGAACGATTAACAAATGAAGGTTATACACATGTCATAGGTGTTTTTATTGCTGCCGGAATATCAGGCTTTTGGCAAAATATTCAATTCTTAAAAGATGAGTTTAAAGAGTTGACTATAGCATTTCCTGATACACGCATTACATCAAAACCACAAACAAGCATGGTCGAAAATGTCGTCAAATGGTATCAAGAAGGCTTGAGCTTTGATCATATTTTAGAAAAATTAAATAAGCAAATTGAATTAACAACTGCTTTTATTATGGTTGATGATTTAAACCATTTAGTCAAAGGTGGCCGACTTTCTAATGGAGCAGCATTATTAGGCAATTTATTAAGTATCAAACCTATTTTGCGCTTTAATGAGGAAGGTAAAATAGTAGTATATGAAAAAGTTCGAACTGAAAAAAAAGCTATTAAACGACTTATTTCCATTTTAGAAGAAGAAACAGCTGATCACGCTTATCAAGTCTCAATTATTCATTCACGAGCAGAAGAAAAAGCACTTGATTTGAAAGAAAAATTGGAAAATGCAGGATACCAAGGTGAAATTGAAATTGTTACTTTCGGTGCTGTTATTGCTACTCATTTAGGTGAAGGGGCAGTAGCATTTGGTATCACTCCTGTTATTGATTAAAAAAGGAGAAAAAAATGAGTATTAAGGTTATTATTGCTGGTTTTAAAGGAAAAATGGGGTCTGAAGCATTAAAAATGGTTCAAAATGAAATGGAATTTGAACCAGTAGCCCTAATTGATCCTTTTTCAGAATTGACTGAATACCAGGGCATTCCTGTTTATAATCACAAGGAAGAACTAGCTGATATTAAAGCGGATGTTTGGATTGACTTTACTACTCCTCAAGTAGCCTTTGAAAACACTTTTTTTGCCTTGGAACATCACTTTGCACCAGTTGTTGGAACAACGGGTTTCAAAGAAAGCCAAATTGAAGAGTTAATTGTTCTATCTAAAGAAAAACAATGTGGGGGTCTCATTGCTCCTAACTTTGCTATTGGAGCAATTTTAATGATGTCTTTTGCAAAACAAGCTGCTAAGTATTTTCCTGATGTTGAGATTATTGAGTTACATCATGATCAGAAAAAAGATGCGCCGAGTGGTACTGCGCTAAAGACTGCTGAAATGATTTCTTCTGTCAGAGGAATGAAAGTCCAAGGTGCAGTAGACGAAACGGAAAATTTAAAGGGTGCACGTGGTGCTGAATATAATGGCTTTAGAATTCATTCTGTTCGTCTTCCTGGTTTGGTAGCTCATCAAGAAGTAATATTTGGTTCTAAAGGTGAAGGATTACGAATTAGACATGATTCTTTTGATCGTACTTCGTTTAT
This Streptococcus urinalis 2285-97 DNA region includes the following protein-coding sequences:
- a CDS encoding DUF1149 family protein; its protein translation is MELIREKEFVNQYHYDARNLEWEEENGTPETNFEVTFQLVKKDEENQETVIVSVLQFVIVRDEFVISGVISQMVHIKDRLVSNPSEFSQAEVESLAAPLLDMVKRLTFEVTEIALDEPGINLEFKS
- a CDS encoding DegV family protein; its protein translation is MKLAIITDNSAANAEKLAVVEDVFVLDIPVIIENQSYIEGKNLSIDAFYQKMSASDELPKTSQPSLAELNDLLERLTNEGYTHVIGVFIAAGISGFWQNIQFLKDEFKELTIAFPDTRITSKPQTSMVENVVKWYQEGLSFDHILEKLNKQIELTTAFIMVDDLNHLVKGGRLSNGAALLGNLLSIKPILRFNEEGKIVVYEKVRTEKKAIKRLISILEEETADHAYQVSIIHSRAEEKALDLKEKLENAGYQGEIEIVTFGAVIATHLGEGAVAFGITPVID
- a CDS encoding PTS fructose transporter subunit IIABC, whose product is MKIQDLLRKDTMLLDLQATTKEAAIDEMVTKLVSEHVVSDFEIFKKGIVAREEQTSTGLGDGIAMPHSKNTAVNEAAVLFAKSSKGVDYKALDGQPTDLFFMIAAPEGANDTHLAALAELSKYLMKDGFADQLRQAKTPDEVISIFDKNSITEESVAPTQTVQSAQDHSDFIVAVTACTTGIAHTYMAEEALKKKAAEMGVDIKVETNGASGVGNRLTASDIERAKGVIVAADKAVEMDRFDGKPLVSRPVADGIKKSEELINIILDAKAITYHAQNQNAKKSDDTEAKSSLGSAFYKHLMGGVSQMLPFVIGGGIMIAIAFLLDNILGVPKDQLSNLGSYHEIAALFKNVGSAAFAFMLPVLAGYIAYSMAEKPGLVAGFVAGSIASSGLAFGRVPFAEGGKASLSLAGVPSGFLGALVGGFLAGGVILLLRKLLSSLPKSLEGIKSILLYPLLGVLITGFLMLFVNIPMAAINTALNNFLEGLSGSSAILMGLLVGGMMAVDMGGPVNKAAYVFGTGTLAATVANGGSVVMAAVMAGGMVPPLAVFVATLVFKDKFSEEERQSGLTNIVMGLSFITEGAIPFGAADPARAIPSFVVGSALTGALVGLAGIKLMAPHGGIFVIALTSNPLLYLVFIAIGAVVSGLLFGALRKKS
- the dapB gene encoding 4-hydroxy-tetrahydrodipicolinate reductase, whose protein sequence is MSIKVIIAGFKGKMGSEALKMVQNEMEFEPVALIDPFSELTEYQGIPVYNHKEELADIKADVWIDFTTPQVAFENTFFALEHHFAPVVGTTGFKESQIEELIVLSKEKQCGGLIAPNFAIGAILMMSFAKQAAKYFPDVEIIELHHDQKKDAPSGTALKTAEMISSVRGMKVQGAVDETENLKGARGAEYNGFRIHSVRLPGLVAHQEVIFGSKGEGLRIRHDSFDRTSFMTGVNHAVKEVVKQNQLVYGLENIL
- a CDS encoding glycoside hydrolase family 73 protein, which codes for MKKKKIFGITLITLIAIGASFMVFSKQQVSTKHVSADTTNAQTFVNQIGETARNVANEHDLYASVMIAQAILESNYGQSGLSQAPHYNYFGIKGSYNGSSVNLWTWEDDGKGNPYEVIQAFRSYPSAYESLEDYASVLSSDTYLGAHKSNTLSYQDATAALTGVYATDTSYNSKLNYIIEAYGLTAYDTPAANANQTSDTAQATTSNQVWNPHRQAYTDQETLDLDDAWAVSHPNT
- a CDS encoding glucosaminidase domain-containing protein, giving the protein MTLKTTVAEQLSFFIVVLTLGLSLFYTNKEHRALLSMKGKDTYQFVRTIAHPTHYISQRYDLYNSVMMAQAILESNNGKSALSKSPDYNYFGIKGKYKHQSVTYQTWEDDGSGNPYQINAAFKSYRSQINAFKDYATLLQLDRYQHVRRHNSNNYQEATATLTGNYATDTAYNTKLNHIIKSYHLYLFDYYN